A single region of the Pelobates fuscus isolate aPelFus1 chromosome 4, aPelFus1.pri, whole genome shotgun sequence genome encodes:
- the LOC134607948 gene encoding small ubiquitin-related modifier 1-B-like, with protein MSDQEAKPSSEDLGDKKDGGDYIKLKVIGQDSSEIHFKVKMTTHLKKLKESYCQRQGVPMNSLRFLFEGHRISDHQTPKELGMEEEDVIEVYQEQTGGHSSF; from the coding sequence ATGTCTGATCAGGAAGCAAAACCCTCAAGTGAAGATTTAGGGGACAAGAAAGATGGAGGGGATTATATTAAACTCAAAGTAATTGGACAGGACAGCAGTGAAATTCACTTCAAGGTAAAGATGACAACGCATCTGAAAAAGCTGAAAGAGTCATATTGTCAGAGACAGGGTGTTCCTATGAATTCACTCAGGTTTCTGTTTGAAGGGCATAGGATCTCAGACCACCAAACTCCTAAAGAGCTTGGTATGGAAGAGGAAGATGTTATTGAAGTTTATCAGGAACAGACTGGGGGTCATTCATCGTTTTAA